From the Streptomyces nigrescens genome, one window contains:
- a CDS encoding agmatine deiminase family protein codes for MEISRRQTLQAAAVAALGGALSGCGTPDSGGSAPREAGAAPAAARSAGGRRLPDEAHPHEATYMSWPGRRIWGPDTAGVRADIARLARTIAEFEPVRLLAGDREAKAAQRACGSGVEVVPTPVDDLWMRDTGPVFVLGPDGVAGVDLNFNGWGGKQEHGHDRRVARAILADERLPRIKAPLVSEGGAVEGDGQGTLMVAESSLVNDNRNPGRSREDLERALKDLFGATTVIWVKGVKGKDITDYHIDALARFSAPGVVVLSTPAKHAPRNDFTGAYEQAREVLEGAVDARGKRLEVVELPEPADIGRRGKDFLACYVNYYVANGAVIMPRFGDRKADSKAAAVLREQYPGREVVQLPVDNIGEGGGGIHCSTQQLPKAG; via the coding sequence GTGGAAATATCCCGACGTCAGACACTGCAGGCGGCGGCCGTCGCCGCCCTCGGGGGAGCCTTGAGCGGCTGTGGCACACCGGACAGCGGCGGGTCGGCGCCGCGCGAGGCCGGCGCCGCCCCCGCGGCGGCGCGGTCGGCCGGCGGAAGGCGGCTGCCCGACGAGGCACATCCGCACGAGGCGACCTACATGTCCTGGCCCGGCCGGAGGATCTGGGGGCCGGACACCGCCGGAGTGCGTGCCGACATCGCCCGACTCGCCCGGACCATCGCCGAGTTCGAGCCGGTGCGGCTGCTGGCCGGGGACCGGGAGGCGAAGGCGGCGCAGCGGGCCTGCGGGTCCGGGGTGGAGGTCGTCCCGACCCCGGTGGACGACCTGTGGATGCGCGACACCGGGCCGGTCTTCGTGCTCGGCCCCGACGGGGTCGCCGGCGTCGACCTCAACTTCAACGGCTGGGGCGGCAAACAGGAGCACGGCCACGACCGCCGGGTCGCCCGCGCGATCCTGGCCGACGAGCGGCTCCCCAGGATCAAGGCCCCGCTCGTCAGCGAGGGCGGGGCGGTGGAGGGCGACGGCCAGGGCACCCTGATGGTGGCCGAGAGCTCCCTGGTCAACGACAACCGCAACCCCGGCAGGTCCCGCGAGGACCTCGAACGGGCGCTGAAGGACCTGTTCGGCGCCACGACGGTGATCTGGGTGAAGGGCGTCAAGGGCAAGGACATCACGGACTATCACATCGACGCGCTGGCACGGTTCTCCGCACCCGGCGTCGTGGTCCTCAGCACCCCCGCGAAGCACGCCCCCCGCAATGACTTCACCGGCGCCTACGAACAGGCCCGCGAGGTGCTGGAGGGGGCCGTCGACGCCCGGGGGAAGCGGCTGGAGGTCGTCGAGCTGCCCGAGCCGGCCGACATCGGGCGACGCGGGAAGGACTTCCTGGCCTGCTACGTCAACTACTACGTCGCCAACGGCGCGGTCATCATGCCCCGCTTCGGCGACCGCAAGGCCGACAGCAAGGCGGCCGCCGTCCTGCGGGAGCAGTACCCGGGGCGGGAGGTCGTCCAACTGCCCGTCGACAACATCGGCGAGGGCGGGGGCGGTATCCACTGCTCCACCCAGCAACTCCCCAAGGCCGGTTGA
- a CDS encoding PAS and helix-turn-helix domain-containing protein has translation MDETSLKSLLEHLPVSWWEADRELRVIDSGGGAFDDTVTAQRFLDTVRKELPGPAAAPEISHWQAQFDGRVFDVNWPLGVPRQGRSRGLAVEVGPPPAGPRRYDAFADLAPAAAFIRDANGRYLWANHAYAHLYGTTPEHIIGKDVADVDGPADAAQVLGLDREVLDRGKPVRHTLTYHRFDGTGGQAVGHRFPVREGSQTCVAGIYIDISDYTRALRQRREAEESLHALRDHSGLPCALISAGGRIQQASAAAAELLQTRLSDLVGRRAHTVLAPAPELPGLHRSWLDLIARRSRRIQTTVALVDSRGHQRRARLHLTTVGRSADRATSVWAVITHQGIAHEPHPPLTASQVRILSLLAAGRSNAEIATSLHLSRQTVDYHLSRLRDLLDAPTRPALVARAYVLGILAPQAWPPRSATACHPHSVT, from the coding sequence GTGGACGAGACCAGTCTGAAGTCGCTGCTCGAACACCTTCCGGTGTCCTGGTGGGAAGCCGACCGTGAGCTACGGGTGATCGACAGCGGCGGGGGTGCCTTCGATGACACGGTGACGGCCCAGCGGTTCCTCGACACCGTGCGAAAGGAGCTTCCCGGGCCGGCCGCAGCACCTGAAATCAGCCATTGGCAGGCACAGTTCGACGGTCGTGTCTTCGATGTGAACTGGCCCCTCGGCGTGCCCCGGCAGGGCCGCTCCCGTGGGCTGGCGGTGGAGGTCGGCCCCCCTCCGGCCGGCCCCCGCCGCTATGACGCCTTTGCGGACCTCGCCCCCGCCGCTGCCTTCATCCGGGACGCGAACGGGCGCTACCTCTGGGCGAACCACGCCTACGCCCATCTGTACGGCACCACCCCGGAGCACATCATCGGCAAGGACGTCGCCGACGTCGACGGCCCGGCCGACGCCGCGCAGGTCCTCGGACTGGACCGGGAGGTGCTCGACCGCGGCAAACCGGTCCGGCACACCCTCACCTACCACCGCTTCGACGGCACCGGCGGGCAGGCGGTCGGCCATCGCTTTCCCGTACGGGAAGGAAGCCAGACCTGCGTGGCGGGCATCTACATCGACATCAGCGACTACACCCGCGCCCTGCGCCAGCGCCGGGAGGCCGAGGAGAGCCTGCATGCGCTGCGCGATCACAGCGGACTGCCGTGCGCCCTGATCTCCGCGGGCGGACGGATCCAGCAGGCCAGCGCCGCGGCCGCCGAACTGCTGCAGACCCGGCTCTCCGACCTCGTCGGACGCCGCGCGCACACCGTGCTCGCCCCGGCCCCCGAATTACCGGGGCTGCACCGCAGCTGGCTCGACCTGATAGCGCGCCGCAGCCGGCGCATCCAGACGACCGTCGCGCTGGTGGACTCCCGCGGTCACCAGCGGCGCGCCCGGCTGCATCTGACCACGGTGGGCCGGAGTGCGGACCGTGCCACCAGCGTCTGGGCGGTCATCACCCACCAGGGGATCGCCCACGAGCCCCATCCACCGCTGACGGCAAGTCAGGTCCGCATCCTGTCCCTGCTGGCCGCCGGCCGCAGCAACGCGGAGATCGCCACCTCCCTGCACCTCTCCCGGCAGACCGTCGACTACCACCTCAGCCGGCTGCGCGATCTCCTGGACGCCCCGACCAGACCCGCTCTGGTCGCGCGCGCCTACGTGCTGGGCATCCTCGCCCCCCAGGCCTGGCCGCCACGCTCGGCGACGGCCTGCCATCCGCACAGCGTCACCTGA
- a CDS encoding PEP/pyruvate-binding domain-containing protein, whose translation MTTTAVLPSGTPGPLTDRTVIGENLSLPLFRTLSGVLAGHPYLKVVVDRVEDTWHLLDTAVHPFHVNYIATRVLGMELAELDSCLDAFNASVYMDPERRFLLGVLSLHTDEDAEGRERPFLVLETTEADTMHGRLLEEFYTFVRHRVDGRLPLLLKPANHGQEHELAAISDVRVPRILGHQLFGNRTRTPLNPGDAVGRLRYFRTLEEYTAAADGLGWSDIVAMPCLPDDVPRVAGFLNTSPGTPLSHTNVLASGWGIPNAIVRDLERMVDADVLDGAWVRYRVQDDEITLVPLTHAPTLDAPAWHQQRIRMEPPLLEDVPALWLHRLRRADRDRYGTKAANLGELHHVLDSRTADLTAFYGQPRPPRADLYGHLAARLGAKDATGAELRSLAADFVAGVIAAPHGIALPFALQHRFLTSSPAVQQGLGKLKMALELDAVDALDAVCLHLQQLIRNTPMPEDVSRQITSALPGGPDTGSRLVVRSSSNAEDLPGFSAAGVYDSVTTVHGADELLDAVRQVWASLLSPRSVRLRHQAGISLDDTYMGVIIQEYVPADLGGVLVTCNPTRREDFRNVYLNCSPGSPETVVDGTTLPLQYLYNTVEGGGRTVALGSSGRDLPVGTRDKLARLALTGRLLQSHFSETDVDHPLDIEWLMTDQGDFRLVQIRPYAL comes from the coding sequence ATGACCACCACCGCCGTTCTGCCCTCCGGCACCCCGGGCCCCCTCACCGACCGCACCGTCATCGGTGAGAACCTCTCCCTGCCGCTCTTCCGCACCCTCTCCGGAGTCCTGGCCGGTCACCCGTACCTCAAGGTCGTGGTGGACCGGGTCGAGGACACCTGGCATCTGCTCGACACCGCCGTCCACCCCTTCCACGTCAACTACATCGCCACCCGCGTCCTCGGTATGGAACTGGCGGAGCTGGACTCCTGCCTGGACGCCTTCAACGCCTCGGTCTACATGGACCCCGAGCGCCGCTTCCTGCTGGGTGTGCTCTCCCTGCACACCGACGAGGACGCCGAAGGACGGGAGCGGCCCTTCCTCGTCCTGGAGACCACCGAGGCCGACACCATGCACGGGCGGCTGCTGGAGGAGTTCTACACGTTCGTCCGGCACCGGGTCGACGGCCGCCTGCCGCTGCTGCTGAAGCCGGCGAACCACGGGCAGGAGCACGAGCTCGCCGCGATCAGCGACGTACGGGTGCCGCGGATCCTCGGCCATCAGCTCTTCGGCAACCGCACCCGTACCCCGCTCAACCCGGGTGACGCCGTCGGCCGGCTCCGCTACTTCCGGACCCTTGAGGAGTACACGGCCGCGGCCGACGGGCTCGGCTGGTCCGACATCGTGGCCATGCCGTGTCTGCCGGACGATGTGCCGCGGGTGGCCGGTTTCCTCAACACCTCACCGGGCACCCCGCTCTCGCACACCAATGTGCTGGCTTCCGGCTGGGGCATCCCCAACGCGATCGTCCGCGATCTGGAGCGCATGGTCGACGCGGACGTCCTCGACGGAGCCTGGGTCCGCTACCGGGTCCAGGACGACGAGATCACCCTCGTCCCGCTGACCCATGCCCCGACGCTGGACGCCCCGGCCTGGCACCAGCAGCGCATCCGGATGGAACCGCCGCTGCTGGAGGACGTGCCCGCGCTGTGGCTGCACCGGCTGCGCCGCGCCGACCGGGACCGGTACGGGACCAAGGCCGCCAACCTCGGCGAGCTCCATCACGTCCTGGACAGCCGCACCGCCGACCTCACCGCCTTCTACGGGCAGCCGCGCCCGCCCCGCGCCGACCTCTACGGCCACCTCGCGGCCCGGCTCGGCGCCAAGGACGCGACGGGCGCGGAACTGCGTTCCCTGGCGGCCGACTTCGTGGCCGGGGTGATCGCGGCGCCCCACGGGATCGCCCTCCCGTTCGCCCTGCAGCACCGCTTTCTGACGTCCTCACCGGCCGTGCAACAGGGCCTCGGCAAGCTCAAGATGGCACTCGAACTCGACGCCGTCGACGCGCTGGACGCGGTCTGTCTGCATCTTCAGCAGCTCATCCGGAACACCCCGATGCCCGAGGACGTCTCCCGTCAGATCACCTCGGCGCTGCCCGGCGGTCCGGACACCGGCAGCCGTCTGGTGGTGCGCTCCTCCTCCAACGCCGAGGACCTTCCCGGGTTCTCCGCGGCCGGGGTCTACGACTCGGTCACCACCGTCCACGGCGCGGACGAACTCCTCGACGCGGTACGCCAGGTGTGGGCCTCCCTGCTGTCGCCGCGCAGTGTCCGGCTGCGCCATCAGGCGGGCATCTCCCTCGATGACACCTATATGGGCGTGATCATCCAGGAGTATGTGCCCGCTGACCTCGGCGGAGTCCTGGTGACCTGCAACCCGACCCGGCGCGAGGACTTCCGCAACGTCTACCTCAACTGCTCCCCCGGCTCGCCCGAGACGGTCGTCGACGGTACGACGCTGCCGCTGCAGTACCTGTACAACACGGTGGAGGGCGGCGGCCGTACCGTCGCGCTCGGCTCGTCCGGCCGGGACCTGCCGGTCGGCACCCGGGACAAGCTGGCACGGCTGGCGCTGACCGGGCGGCTGCTGCAGTCCCACTTCAGCGAGACCGATGTGGACCATCCGCTCGACATCGAATGGCTGATGACCGATCAGGGGGACTTCCGCCTGGTCCAGATCCGCCCCTACGCGCTGTGA
- a CDS encoding HpcH/HpaI aldolase/citrate lyase family protein: MRSPKDFFRPLAVGAPTPVREVPFRPSRMIHFFDPGNEKMAAKVPAIAPTVDVLLGNLEDAVAADRKEAARSGLVKIAQATDFGNTQLWTRINSLDSPWALDDLLTLVGEIGDKLDVIMVPKVEGAEDIHYVDRLLAQLEAKAQIRRPILVHAILETATGVANVEEIAGASPRMQGISLGPADLAASRRMKTTRVGGGHPGYLVREDPHGADGTAPRATFQQDLWHYTLARMVDACAAHGILPYYGPFGDIKDTTACEDQFRNAFLLGCVGAWSLHPVQIAIAKKVFSPAPADVAWARRVIEAMGDGTGAVMIDGKMQDDATYKQCQVVAELADALAARDPELRDAYAAAEKE, encoded by the coding sequence ATGCGTTCTCCGAAGGACTTCTTCCGCCCGCTGGCCGTCGGGGCGCCCACACCGGTACGCGAGGTACCGTTCCGGCCGTCCCGGATGATCCACTTCTTCGACCCGGGCAACGAGAAGATGGCCGCCAAGGTGCCGGCCATCGCGCCCACCGTGGACGTGCTGCTCGGCAATCTGGAGGACGCGGTCGCCGCCGACCGCAAGGAAGCCGCCCGGTCGGGCCTGGTGAAGATCGCCCAGGCCACCGACTTCGGCAACACCCAGCTGTGGACCCGGATCAACAGCCTGGACTCGCCGTGGGCGCTGGACGATCTGCTGACGCTGGTCGGCGAGATCGGCGACAAGCTGGACGTGATCATGGTGCCGAAGGTCGAGGGCGCCGAGGACATCCACTACGTCGACCGGCTGCTCGCCCAGCTGGAGGCGAAGGCACAGATCCGGCGGCCGATCCTGGTGCACGCCATCCTGGAGACCGCGACCGGCGTCGCCAATGTCGAGGAGATCGCCGGAGCCAGCCCCCGGATGCAGGGCATCTCGCTCGGCCCCGCCGACCTGGCGGCCAGCCGCCGGATGAAGACCACCCGGGTGGGCGGCGGTCACCCCGGATACCTGGTCCGGGAGGACCCGCACGGCGCGGACGGCACGGCACCGCGGGCCACCTTCCAGCAGGACCTGTGGCACTACACCCTGGCGCGCATGGTCGACGCCTGTGCGGCGCACGGCATCCTGCCGTACTACGGGCCCTTCGGCGACATCAAGGACACCACCGCCTGCGAGGACCAGTTCCGCAACGCCTTCCTGCTGGGCTGTGTCGGCGCCTGGAGCCTGCACCCGGTGCAGATCGCCATCGCCAAGAAGGTCTTCTCGCCCGCACCCGCCGATGTCGCCTGGGCCCGCCGGGTCATCGAGGCGATGGGCGACGGCACCGGCGCGGTGATGATCGACGGCAAGATGCAGGATGACGCCACGTACAAGCAGTGCCAGGTGGTCGCCGAACTCGCCGACGCCCTCGCCGCCCGCGACCCCGAGCTGCGCGACGCCTACGCCGCGGCCGAGAAGGAGTAA
- a CDS encoding class I SAM-dependent methyltransferase, whose protein sequence is MRATEAGRYGEGLFRPEETGEAGRIDLGALAYDEASAARLAALGAGPGWHCLDVGAGTGTVARWLLESAGVTGVLAVDRDTRSLDAGRTPGLSTLTADITAPDFDPGRFQLVHARFVLMHLRSWRRMIAKLGSLVAPGGVLVLSDAVDLTTAGAPATPYTTVMRAMWQGLRESIGTDISWVPDYPYLLREEGLHRVAAEIHVPPLVPGSPLNRFWADTWDRARGAILATGQVDEAQIERARRALSSDECTGLSPGMLTAWGWRTEEAGRDQHH, encoded by the coding sequence GTGCGGGCTACGGAAGCCGGGCGCTACGGCGAAGGTCTGTTCCGCCCGGAGGAGACCGGCGAGGCCGGCCGTATCGATCTGGGAGCGCTCGCCTATGACGAGGCGAGCGCCGCCCGGTTGGCGGCGCTGGGCGCCGGGCCCGGCTGGCACTGCCTGGACGTGGGCGCGGGCACCGGCACCGTCGCGCGGTGGCTGCTGGAGTCGGCGGGTGTCACGGGGGTCCTCGCGGTCGACCGTGACACCCGGTCCCTGGACGCCGGCCGGACACCGGGGCTGTCGACGCTGACCGCCGACATCACCGCGCCGGACTTCGACCCCGGCCGGTTCCAGCTGGTCCACGCACGGTTCGTGCTGATGCATCTGCGGTCGTGGCGCCGCATGATCGCCAAGCTGGGTTCGCTGGTGGCGCCCGGTGGTGTGCTGGTGCTCAGCGATGCCGTGGACCTGACGACCGCCGGGGCGCCGGCCACCCCGTACACCACGGTCATGCGGGCGATGTGGCAAGGGCTCCGGGAGTCCATCGGCACGGACATCTCCTGGGTGCCCGACTATCCGTACCTGCTGCGGGAGGAGGGCCTGCACCGGGTGGCCGCCGAGATCCACGTCCCGCCGTTGGTGCCGGGCAGCCCCCTCAACCGCTTCTGGGCCGATACGTGGGACCGGGCACGGGGCGCCATCCTGGCGACGGGGCAGGTGGACGAGGCACAGATCGAACGGGCCCGGCGGGCGCTGTCGTCGGACGAGTGCACCGGCCTCTCCCCCGGGATGCTCACCGCCTGGGGCTGGCGGACCGAGGAGGCCGGCCGTGACCAGCACCACTGA
- a CDS encoding ATP-grasp domain-containing protein has protein sequence MSKVLFVYAKGGPPLGYALSRVAARSAVHLLALSALPPTVAASADRLCASVLRPAESERHDLVSLIVSRAQAVGADAVVTFSEYAVVAVAEACEKLGLAGAGGSCALARDKRMMRRTWQERGISQPRFRPVATERDLHDAAAALRFPLLLKAAWSAGSTAHRILRSADDVPAAWERAREVMAESAQLGYAELHVADAGADFIVEEIVPGTATEWFDQEGWGDYVSVEGVVVNGDFRPVCLSGRMPTVEPFTERAGITPAALPHDAQQRVVALAREAVDALGLQNCGTHTEIKLGAGGQMWVIETAARFGGAMTVPQIEEVFGLDLIGMLTDHLLGRQVSWPAEVRTPQEAHGAAGSLVVLAVDGAGEAWPDQRVWDFPTVRDAVPLSVGSHLSVVAENSLPDGTPVPVYDPAAGANTMAALCLLSATDPETVIRDFRTLVEALPQTLPTAGVTTEVRS, from the coding sequence GTGAGCAAGGTGCTGTTCGTGTATGCCAAGGGTGGTCCGCCCTTGGGGTACGCCCTGTCACGGGTCGCCGCACGGTCGGCAGTGCACCTGCTGGCGCTCAGCGCGCTCCCTCCCACCGTGGCCGCGTCCGCTGACCGGCTGTGCGCTTCGGTCCTGCGCCCCGCCGAGTCCGAGCGGCACGACCTGGTGTCCCTGATCGTCTCCCGGGCCCAGGCGGTGGGCGCGGACGCCGTCGTCACCTTCTCCGAGTACGCGGTCGTCGCGGTCGCGGAGGCCTGCGAGAAGCTGGGCCTCGCCGGGGCGGGCGGCTCCTGTGCCCTGGCCCGCGACAAGCGGATGATGCGCCGCACCTGGCAGGAGCGGGGCATATCCCAGCCCCGGTTCCGCCCCGTCGCCACCGAGCGGGATCTGCACGACGCGGCCGCCGCGCTCCGCTTCCCCCTGCTGTTGAAGGCCGCCTGGAGCGCCGGCTCCACCGCGCACCGGATCCTGCGCTCCGCCGATGACGTACCGGCGGCCTGGGAACGGGCGCGGGAGGTGATGGCCGAATCCGCGCAACTGGGCTATGCCGAACTCCATGTGGCCGACGCCGGGGCGGACTTCATCGTCGAGGAGATCGTGCCGGGCACCGCCACGGAGTGGTTCGACCAGGAGGGCTGGGGCGACTACGTCAGCGTCGAAGGCGTCGTCGTGAACGGCGACTTCCGTCCGGTCTGTCTCAGCGGGCGGATGCCGACGGTGGAGCCGTTCACCGAACGCGCCGGCATCACGCCCGCGGCGCTGCCGCACGACGCCCAGCAGCGCGTCGTGGCCCTGGCGCGCGAGGCCGTCGATGCGCTGGGGCTGCAGAACTGCGGTACGCACACCGAGATCAAGCTCGGCGCCGGCGGGCAGATGTGGGTGATCGAGACCGCCGCCCGGTTCGGCGGGGCGATGACCGTCCCGCAGATCGAGGAGGTCTTCGGCCTGGATCTGATCGGCATGCTCACCGACCATCTGCTGGGGCGTCAGGTCTCCTGGCCCGCAGAGGTGCGCACCCCGCAGGAGGCGCACGGCGCGGCCGGTTCCCTGGTCGTGCTGGCCGTCGACGGCGCCGGTGAGGCCTGGCCGGACCAGCGGGTCTGGGACTTCCCGACGGTGCGGGACGCCGTACCGCTCAGCGTCGGCAGCCATCTGTCCGTGGTGGCCGAGAACTCGCTGCCGGACGGGACTCCGGTGCCGGTGTACGACCCGGCCGCGGGCGCCAACACCATGGCGGCGCTGTGCCTGCTGTCCGCCACCGACCCGGAGACCGTGATCCGCGACTTCCGGACCCTGGTGGAGGCCCTGCCGCAGACCCTCCCCACGGCCGGCGTCACCACGGAGGTGCGCTCATGA
- a CDS encoding HpcH/HpaI aldolase/citrate lyase family protein, which translates to MSDAILRPRRSVLYMPGANERALEKAKSLPADALILDLEDAVAPDAKADARERVAAAAASGEYGYREVTIRVNGPGTAWHADDLRAAAEAGPDAVVVPKVDSADTVRAVERALEAAGAPDRTAIWAMVETPRAMLDARAVAAASERLTVLVMGTNDLAKELHAEHVPGRAPLLTGLSLALLAARDTGKAILDGVYNDVKNAEGFEAECVQGRQFGFDGKTLIHPSQVEPCNRAFAPSADQIARAQKIIDAFDEATREGRGVVTVDGRMIENLHVEDARRILALAEAIAGR; encoded by the coding sequence GTGTCCGACGCGATCCTGCGGCCGCGCCGCTCCGTGCTCTACATGCCCGGTGCCAATGAACGCGCCCTGGAAAAGGCCAAGTCCCTCCCCGCCGATGCGCTGATCCTCGACCTGGAGGACGCCGTCGCCCCCGACGCGAAGGCCGACGCCCGCGAGCGGGTCGCGGCCGCCGCGGCCTCGGGGGAATACGGCTACCGGGAGGTGACGATCCGGGTCAACGGCCCGGGCACCGCCTGGCACGCCGACGACCTCCGGGCCGCCGCCGAGGCCGGTCCGGACGCGGTGGTGGTGCCCAAGGTGGACTCCGCCGACACCGTGCGGGCGGTCGAGCGGGCGCTGGAGGCCGCCGGCGCTCCGGACCGTACGGCGATCTGGGCCATGGTCGAGACACCGCGCGCGATGCTGGACGCCCGTGCGGTCGCCGCCGCCAGCGAACGGCTCACCGTGCTGGTGATGGGCACCAACGACCTGGCGAAGGAGCTGCACGCCGAGCATGTTCCCGGCCGGGCCCCGCTGCTGACCGGACTGTCCCTGGCGCTGCTGGCGGCCCGTGACACCGGCAAGGCGATCCTGGACGGCGTCTACAACGACGTGAAGAACGCCGAGGGGTTCGAGGCCGAGTGCGTGCAGGGCCGGCAGTTCGGGTTCGATGGGAAGACGCTCATCCATCCGTCACAGGTCGAACCCTGCAACCGGGCCTTCGCCCCGTCGGCCGACCAGATCGCCCGTGCGCAGAAGATCATTGACGCCTTCGACGAAGCCACCCGTGAAGGGCGCGGTGTCGTCACCGTCGACGGCCGGATGATCGAGAACCTGCATGTCGAGGACGCCCGCCGGATCCTGGCCCTCGCCGAGGCGATCGCCGGACGCTGA
- a CDS encoding nuclear transport factor 2 family protein produces the protein MTSTTDRERERVWELHTSSEFRTLDLDTTMATMSDAPEVLHVPTAMGARGRASVRHFYRRWFVGHNAPDFALAPLTRTTGGSRIVDEMLVSFTHDVEVPWILPGVPPTGRPVEIPVIAVVSFDGPLISAEHIYWDQAAVLGQTGLLPAETMARLPVVLDQRGTLADGPLNQLAGRGHGRG, from the coding sequence GTGACCAGCACCACTGACCGGGAACGGGAGCGGGTGTGGGAGCTGCACACCAGCAGCGAGTTCCGCACCCTCGATCTCGACACGACGATGGCCACCATGTCCGACGCCCCGGAGGTGCTGCATGTGCCCACGGCCATGGGCGCCCGCGGCAGGGCGTCCGTACGGCACTTCTACCGCCGCTGGTTCGTGGGACACAACGCACCGGATTTCGCCCTCGCGCCGCTGACCCGGACCACGGGCGGCTCGCGGATCGTCGATGAAATGCTGGTCTCGTTCACCCATGACGTGGAGGTGCCCTGGATCCTTCCCGGGGTGCCGCCGACCGGGCGGCCCGTCGAGATCCCGGTCATCGCCGTGGTGTCGTTCGACGGGCCGCTGATCTCCGCCGAGCACATCTACTGGGACCAGGCAGCGGTCCTCGGCCAGACCGGACTCCTTCCGGCGGAGACGATGGCGCGGCTGCCGGTCGTGCTGGATCAGCGCGGGACGCTGGCGGACGGCCCGCTCAACCAGCTGGCGGGGCGCGGCCACGGGCGGGGCTGA
- a CDS encoding MFS transporter, which translates to MIRRFTGPLRARRTRTPGAPLTPRARRIIRLNNGFQLLFNLLWWMPVFYAYQREAGLSDGQIFGIQSIYYVAFCLFEIPTGMVADRIGARNCLRAGAVVMTAANLAPVLAPSYTGFLVHFLAIAAGRSLTSGAASAYLYDGLAAEGAGEHYLKAEGQARALGLAAKVVCWPLVGPLMAVAHATPYVLSAASAAGSLVCAVVLPRQAAARHGGAGGTGKASRGGPVFLRDAVSALRWVWATPWLALLMVQGVAVFTLSRICQVNLFQPVLLDHGIPESSHGGVLAAMTVAEAVASARPQWLGSRLSPVAWVSLLSLAMAGTLAGSVLGGPWTVVALLCLFAAVTGFAYPLQRKLVNDAIPAGAPRATLLSVESIVDRGVCALAAVAAGAYLSAGRLDALLWHSALVTAVVMLVLQLVLRRAPGRRRKPPAAEPATELVTTAGNP; encoded by the coding sequence GTGATCCGGCGGTTCACCGGCCCGCTGCGCGCCCGCAGGACCCGGACCCCGGGCGCGCCCCTGACACCACGGGCCCGCCGGATCATCCGGCTGAACAACGGCTTCCAGCTGCTGTTCAACCTGTTGTGGTGGATGCCGGTCTTCTACGCCTACCAGCGGGAGGCAGGGCTCTCCGACGGGCAGATCTTCGGCATCCAGAGCATCTACTACGTCGCGTTCTGCCTCTTCGAGATCCCGACCGGGATGGTGGCCGACCGCATCGGTGCCCGCAACTGTCTGCGGGCCGGTGCCGTCGTGATGACCGCGGCGAATCTGGCGCCGGTCCTCGCGCCCAGCTACACCGGCTTCCTGGTGCACTTCCTGGCCATCGCCGCCGGCCGTTCGCTGACCTCCGGTGCCGCCAGCGCCTATCTCTACGACGGCCTGGCGGCCGAGGGCGCGGGAGAGCACTACCTGAAGGCGGAGGGGCAGGCGCGGGCGCTGGGGCTGGCGGCGAAGGTGGTGTGCTGGCCGCTGGTCGGGCCGCTGATGGCCGTCGCGCACGCCACGCCGTATGTGCTGAGCGCCGCGAGCGCGGCGGGCTCGCTCGTCTGTGCCGTGGTGCTGCCGCGGCAGGCCGCGGCCCGGCACGGCGGTGCCGGTGGCACCGGGAAGGCGTCGCGCGGCGGGCCGGTGTTCCTGCGCGATGCCGTCTCGGCGCTGCGCTGGGTGTGGGCCACGCCCTGGCTCGCGCTGCTCATGGTGCAGGGCGTCGCGGTGTTCACACTCTCCCGTATCTGCCAGGTCAACCTCTTCCAGCCGGTGCTGCTGGACCACGGCATCCCCGAGAGCTCGCACGGCGGGGTGCTGGCCGCGATGACCGTCGCGGAGGCGGTGGCCTCGGCCCGTCCGCAGTGGCTCGGCTCCCGGCTGTCACCGGTGGCCTGGGTGTCGCTGCTCAGCCTGGCGATGGCGGGCACGCTGGCGGGCAGCGTCCTGGGCGGGCCGTGGACCGTGGTCGCCCTGCTGTGCCTGTTCGCCGCGGTCACCGGCTTCGCCTACCCGCTCCAGCGCAAGCTGGTGAACGACGCCATCCCGGCGGGAGCGCCACGGGCCACCCTGCTGTCCGTCGAGAGCATCGTGGACCGGGGCGTGTGTGCGCTGGCGGCCGTGGCCGCGGGAGCCTATCTCTCGGCGGGCCGGCTGGACGCGCTGCTGTGGCACAGCGCGCTGGTGACCGCTGTGGTGATGCTGGTCCTGCAGCTGGTCCTGCGGCGTGCCCCGGGCCGGCGCCGGAAGCCGCCGGCGGCGGAGCCGGCCACGGAGCTGGTCACCACAGCAGGAAACCCCTGA